From a region of the bacterium genome:
- the panB gene encoding 3-methyl-2-oxobutanoate hydroxymethyltransferase, which yields MTDRKKVTLPSLMRKMADGVPITMITCYDYAMADLVEKAGVDIVLVGDSLGMTMLGYAGTLPVTMDDMMRHTQGVRRGTPNSWLIGDMPYMSYQPSVESAIRNAGRFMAETGCDAVKLEGGAEMADRMAGITRAGIPVMGHLGLTPQSVSALGGFRVQGKDAAHARKIVDDARALEETGAFSILLEMVPDRVCALITERSSIPIISLGSGLAAHGQLLIFHDMFGLYPRFKPRMAKVYGNAGEVILNGLKQYVTEVTGRQFPQPEHGFGIDDEQMAELKRSLGE from the coding sequence ATGACCGATCGCAAGAAGGTTACGCTGCCGTCGCTGATGAGGAAGATGGCCGACGGCGTCCCGATCACGATGATCACCTGCTACGACTACGCCATGGCCGACCTGGTCGAAAAGGCCGGTGTGGACATCGTCCTGGTGGGAGACAGCCTGGGGATGACCATGCTCGGCTACGCCGGTACCCTGCCCGTGACGATGGACGACATGATGCGGCACACTCAGGGAGTACGGCGCGGCACGCCAAACAGCTGGCTGATCGGCGACATGCCGTACATGTCCTACCAGCCGTCCGTGGAGAGCGCGATCCGCAACGCGGGCCGGTTCATGGCCGAGACCGGGTGCGACGCCGTGAAGCTGGAAGGCGGAGCTGAGATGGCCGACCGGATGGCGGGCATCACCAGGGCAGGCATCCCTGTCATGGGGCACCTGGGGCTCACACCCCAGAGCGTGTCGGCGCTTGGCGGCTTCAGGGTACAGGGCAAAGACGCGGCGCACGCCAGGAAGATCGTTGACGACGCCAGGGCGCTCGAGGAGACCGGGGCCTTCAGCATCCTGCTGGAGATGGTGCCCGACCGGGTGTGCGCGCTGATCACCGAGCGGTCGAGCATCCCCATCATCAGTCTCGGCTCCGGGCTGGCGGCCCACGGCCAGCTCCTGATCTTCCACGACATGTTCGGCCTGTACCCACGCTTCAAGCCCAGGATGGCCAAGGTATACGGCAACGCCGGGGAGGTCATCCTGAATGGCCTCAAGCAGTACGTGACCGAGGTGACAGGCCGCCAGTTCCCGCAGCCGGAACACGGGTTTGGAATTGACGACGAGCAGATGGCTGAATTGAAGCGAAGCCTGGGAGAATGA